A single region of the Triticum dicoccoides isolate Atlit2015 ecotype Zavitan chromosome 2B, WEW_v2.0, whole genome shotgun sequence genome encodes:
- the LOC119366306 gene encoding polyamine oxidase 4-like: protein MDPNSFKTGGLLLPTIERRCASPPSVIVIGGGISGIAAARVLSNSSFEVTVLESRDRIGGRVHTDYSFGCPIDMGASWLHGVSNENSLAPLIGHLGLRLYHTSADNSVLYDHDLESCSLFDKNGLAVPMETAAKVGVIFEKILKETVKLRDEQEHDMPLEQAISMVLERHPDLKLEGLDDRILQWCVCRLEAWFAADADEISLKNWDQEHVLTGGHGLMVDGYFPVIQALAQGLDIRLNQRVKKITRQHKGVTVTIEDGTQYSADACIITVPLGVLKANIIKFEPELPSWKSSAIADLGVGIENKVAMHFDKAFWPNVQVLGMVGPTPKTCGYFLNLHKATGHPVLVFMAAGRFAQDVEKLSDKEAVELVMCHLRKMIPDATEPTQYLVSRWGSDPNSLGSYSCDLVGKPSDVCERFSAPVESVLYFAGEAASAEHSGAVHGAYSSGMDAAEECRRRLLMSKGVPDLIQVGAAACEEMADVVAPLQICRT from the exons ATGGATCCCAACAGCTTCAAAACCGGAG GCCTTCTGCTTCCAACCATCGAGAGGCGGTGCGCTTCGCCTCCATCTGTGATCGTGATCGGCGGCGGAATCTCAGGGATCGCCGCGGCTCGTGTCCTCTCCAATTCCTCTTTCGAG GTGACTGTTCTCGAGTCGAGAGATCGAATCGGTGGCCGTGTTCACACGGATTACTCCTTTGGATGCCCCATTGACATGGGAGCCTCATG GTTGCACGGTGTCAGTAATGAGAATTCTTTGGCACCACTGATCGGCCATCTTGGGCTGAGATTATACCACACTAGTGCCGACAACTCTGTTCTGTATGACCATGATTTGGAAAG CTGTTCGCTCTTTGATAAGAACGGCCTTGCAGTCCCAATGGAGACGGCTGCTAAAGTTGGCGTGATATTTGAGAAAATTCTCAAGGAGACGGTGAAACTCCGCGACGAGCAGGAACACGACATGCCCCTTGAACAGGCAATTTCAATGGTTCTTGAGAGGCACCCTGATCTCAA GCTAGAAGGGCTAGATGATCGGATCCTGCAATGGTGCGTCTGCCGGCTGGAGGCATGGTTTGCTGCAGATGCAGATGAAATATCTCTGAAGAACTGGGATCAGGAACATGTTCTCACTGGTGGCCATGGCCTGATGGTTGATGGATACTTTCCAGTAATTCAGGCTCTCGCTCAAGGTCTTGACATCCGTCTGAATCAGAG AGTGAAGAAAATTACACGCCAGCACAAGGGAGTGACGGTCACCATCGAGGACGGCACGCAATACTCGGCCGACGCCTGCATAATCACTgtgccgctcggtgtgctgaaggcGAACATAATCAAGTTCGAGCCAGAGCTGCCATCCTGGAAGAGCTCGGCCATCGCCGACCTTGGCGTCGGCATAGAAAACAAGGTCGCCATGCACTTCGACAAGGCCTTCTGGCCGAATGTGCAGGTGCTGGGCATGGTCGGCCCGACGCCCAAGACGTGCGGCTACTTCCTGAACCTCCACAAGGCCACCGGCCACCCGGTGCTGGTCTTCATGGCCGCCGGTCGGTTCGCCCAGGATGTGGAGAAGCTCTCAGACAAGGAGGCGGTGGAACTCGTCATGTGTCACCTGAGGAAGATGATACCCGACGCCACTGAACCC ACTCAGTACCTGGTGTCGCGGTGGGGCTCGGACCCGAACTCTTTGGGGTCCTACTCGTGCGACCTGGTGGGCAAGCCGTCGGACGTGTGCGAGAGGTTCTCGGCGCCGGTGGAGAGCGTGCTGTACTTCGCCGGAGAGGCGGCCAGCGCGGAGCACTCGGGGGCTGTGCACGGCGCGTACTCGTCAGGCATGGACGCCGCAGAGGAATGCCGGAGGAGGCTGCTGATGAGCAAGGGCGTGCCTGACCTCATCCAGGTCGGCGCCGCGGCGTGCGAGGAGATGGCGGACGTCGtcgcccctctccagatttgccgcACCTAG
- the LOC119366307 gene encoding probable adenylate kinase 6, chloroplastic, with protein MSSAMSRAIRACAAGASRRGLASVEAMGAAKGAPPAAGRWAGRGRGGPGPVEDGARVQWVFLGCPGVGKGTYAGRLSRLLGVPHIATGDLVRDELASQGPLSKQLSEIVNHGKLVSDEIIINLLSKRLEEGGEKGELGFILDGFPRTISQAEILEGVTDIDLVINLKLQEEALLAKCIGRRKCSQCGGNFNVASIDIEGKNGGPRMYMPPLLPPPQCESKLITRADDTEEVVKERLRVYHDLCEPVEDFYRARGKLLEFNLPGGIPKSWPKLLQALNIEEDPDNNRSAAA; from the exons ATGTCGTCGGCGATGTCCCGCGCGATCAGGGCCTGCGcggccggggcgtcgaggaggggcCTGGCGTCCGTggaggcgatgggggcggcgaAGGGGGCGCCGCCCGCGGCGGGGCGCTGGGCCGGGCGCGGGCGCGGCGGCCCGGGCCCCGTGGAGGACGGGGCGCGGGTGCAGTGGGTGTTCCTGGGATGCCCCGGGGTCGGCAAGGGCACCTACGCCGGCCGCCTCTCGCGGCTCCTCGGCGTGCCCCACATCGCCACCGGCGACCTCGTCCGCGACGAGCTCGCCTCCCAAGGCCCCCTCTCCAAGCAG CTTTCGGAGATTGTGAATCATGGAAAACTGgtgtctgatgagatcatcataaaTCTGCTGTCAAAGCGCCttgaggagggaggagagaagggtgAATTAGGGTTCATCCTTGAtggttttccaagaactataagtcAAGCG GAAATACTGGAGGGAGTCACAGATATTGATTTGGTGATCAATCTCAAACTTCAAGAAGAGGCTCTGCTTGCAAAATGCATTGGTAGAAGGAAGTGCAGCCAGTGTGGAGGAAACTTCAATGTGGCCTCCATTGACATTGAGGGTAAGAATGGCGGGCCTCGAATGTATATGCCTCCGCTACTACCTCCTCCACAGTGCGAATCGAAGTTAATTACAAGAGCAGATGATACCGAAGAGGTGGTAAAGGAGCGATTGCGTGTTTACCATGATTTG TGTGAGCCAGTGGAGGATTTCTACAGAGCACGGGGGAAACTCTTGGAGTTCAATTTACCAGGAGGAATCCCCAAATCATGGCCGAAGCTGCTCCAAGCTTTGAATATAGAAGAAGATCCTGATAACAATAGATCTGCAGCAGCATAA